The following coding sequences lie in one Arachis hypogaea cultivar Tifrunner chromosome 4, arahy.Tifrunner.gnm2.J5K5, whole genome shotgun sequence genomic window:
- the LOC112795077 gene encoding uncharacterized protein, whose protein sequence is MCFLNHIGKCPNSFHHKALKSCDNLMKQSQHIDRLLHKQTSEEIEKNRIRLGASIDCIRWLTFQSCTYRGHDESQSSSNIGNFLEMLKFLGSYNERVKKNVLENAPKNAKYTSNDVQKKFYIFLLLRGQGYDGASNMRGEWNGLQALFLKDSPQAYYVHCFAHSASSKRHDQLQEAQAIENANLVVQNELETGKGANQISTLQRVGDTRWSSHFNSICSLVKMFTATNIVLNNIIEDGTTYAQRGEAYGVSNILLSFEFVFTLHLMKEIMGITNVLCQALQQQSQDILNTMHIVSPSKLLLQQLRDGGRCNFLANVKDFCEKNEIEVPNMSAQYVFGRGRSCQPSVTVEHHYRIDVFLATIVGNK, encoded by the exons ATGTGCTTTTTGAATCACATTGGCAAATGTCCCAACTCATTTCATCATAAGGCGCTGAAATCATGTGATAATTTGATGAAACAATCACAACATATTGACAGACTTCTTCATAAGCAAACATCAGAAGAGATTGAAAAGAATCGAATTCGACTAGGAGCATCTATAGATTGCATTAGATGGTTGACATTTCAAAGTTGTACATACAGAGGACATGATGAAAGCCAAAGTTCAAGCAACATAGGTAACTTTTTGGAAATGTTGAAATTTTTGGGATCTTACAATGAAAGAGTAAAAAAGAATGTTTTGGAAAATGCTCCAAAAAATGCTAAGTATACTTCAAATGATGTCCAAAAAAAATTCTACATATTCTTGCTACTAAG GGGTCAAGGATATGATGGTGCTAGCAACATGCGGGGTGAGTGGAATGGTTTACAAGCTTTGTTTCTTAAAGATTCTCCACAAGCATACTATGTACATTGTTTTGCTCATAG TGCTTCTTCAAAAAGACATGATCAATTACAAGAGgctcaagcaattgaaaatgcAAATTTGGTTGTTCAAAATGAATTAGAAACAGGCAAAGGTGCGAATCAAATAAGCACTTTACAAAGAGTTGGGGATACTCGATGGAGctctcactttaattctatttgcagTTTGGTAAAAATGTTTACTGCTACCAACATTGTTCTCAATAATATCATTGAAGACGGGACAACTTATGCACAAAGAGGTGAGGCTTATGGTGTTAGTAACATATTAttgtcatttgaatttgttttcacTTTGCACTTGATGAAAGAGATTATGGGAATCACTAATGTTCTTTGTCAAGCACTGCAACAACAATCTCAAGATATTCTTAATACAATGCATATTGTTTCTCCATCAAAGTTACTTCTTCAACAATTAAGAGATGGTGGACGGTGCAATTTTCTTGCAAATGTTAAagatttttgtgaaaaaaatgaaattgaagtCCCTAATATGAGTGCACAATATGtttttggaagaggtcgatcttGTCAACCAAGTGTGACAGTTGAGCATCATTATCGAATAGATGTATTCTTGGCAACaattgttgggaataagtag